ACCGCTGCGCAAGGCCGCCCAGGACGACACCTGGCTACACCCCGCCACGTCCTCCGGTCCCTGGGCGGGACTGCGCAATAAGCGGATGCCCAGGTAGATCAGATACAGCGCCCCGGCCAGCTTCAGCCCGGTGAACCACAGCGGCGACTGCTGCAACAGCAGCCCCACCCCCAGCAGGCTGTAACCGATGTGCAGCATGACCCCGAGCCCGATCCCCACTGCAGTCAGCACGCCGTGACGGCGCGAGAGCATCAGGCTGTTACGGGTGATCAGGGCAAAATCGGCCCCAGGGCTGAGTACCGCGAGAATGGTGATGGTGATTACGACTAACAGTTCTGTCACGTTGCCAACGCCTTGGTTATACAATCCGGCGCTACTGTATGGGGATCTCCCGGGGTAAGGCCAACGATGAAAACTGACACTCTTGGTGATAAAAACTCACAGACCTCGCGCCGACGCCTGCCGCCCCTAGGCGCCCTGCGCTGCTTCGAAGCGGCCGCTCGCCTGGAGAGTTTCACCCGGGCCGGCGCAGCCCTGCACCTGACCCACGGCGCCATCAGCCGCGCCGTGCGCAGCCTGGAAGACGACCTGGGCACTGCCCTGTTCGAGCGACGCAGTCACCGGGTGTTTCTCACTTCGGCCGGGGCCGAACTGCTGCACAGCGTGACCCAGGCCCTGGACCTGATCGAGAACACCAGCCGCCGCTTGCGGGCTCCGCCCCCCGGGGCACCGCTGGTGCTGTCCTGTGAACCGACCCTGCTGATGCGCTGGCTGATTCCGCGCCTGCCGGCGTTCCAGGCCGCCCACCCCGACATAGCCATCCAGTTGCTGGCTGGCGGCGGGCCCTTCTCGTTCAACGCCGGCATCGACCTGGCGATCCGCCGCAATGATTTCGCCTGGAGCGAGCAGACCCAGGCCCACTGGCTGTTCGACGAAGCCATTGGCCCCGTGTGCCGTCCGGACAAACAGCCTGACTGGGCGCCGCAGTCAAACGAGCAGGCAGTTCTCGCGGACCACGCCCCGCGCCTGCACAGCGCAACCCGGCCGCAAGCCTGGGAACACTGGCTGCAGTTGCACCCGATGCCGCGGCCTCAGGCGTCTTCGGAGCAGGTCTTCGAGCATTTCTACTTCAGCCTGCAAGCCGCGGTGGCGGGCTTGGGGCTGGCCATCGCCCCCTGGCAACTGGTGCGCGACGATCTGCGCGACGGACTGCTGTGCGCCCCATTCGGCTTCGTCGCCGACGGCAGTGCCTACTACCTGCTCTCGGCCCAAGCGATCAGCGACGACTCGGCGGCCGGTCTGCTGCTGCGCTGGTTGCGCCAGCAGGCCCTGGCCTAGAACCCGGGGCCGGGCAGCGGCCCCAGCGCCGGATCTTCGCCACTGAGCAGTTGCACCAGGGCCAGGGCGCCCTTCTGCAGCGGCCGGCTCTTGAGCCACACCGCATGCACCGGCAGCGACAGGCCGTTGTCGAGGTTCTTGAACTTCAGGCGCTGCAAGCGACCTGCCGTCAGCAGCGGCTGGATCACCGACAGCGGGAAATTGCCCCAGCCGATCCCGGCCTCCACCATGTGCAGGGCCATGGCCAGGCTGTCGGTGCGCCACAGCGACTCGCCCACCAGGGGCCGGGTATCGCTGATGGGCAGGTCGCGGCTGGCCACCACCACCTGGCGAACCCGGATCAACTCCTCCAGATACAGCGCCCCATCACTGGCCAAAAACAGCGGATGCCGGGGTGAAATACAGGCGATGATCCGTTCGCTGCCGGCGTACTGGAAGTATTCCAGGGCGTTCACGCTCAGGCCGGCGAAGGCCACGCCGACACTGACCCGTCCGCTGTGCAGCAGTTGCAGCACGTCATCCTGAGGAGCGCTGAGCACTTCCACATCCAGCAACGGATAGCGCTCGGCCAGCAGCTTGATGGCTGCCAGCAACCGCTGCTTGTCGATGTCATCCACCACCGCGATCGACAGTGTGCTCTCCAGCCCCAGGGACAGCTCGATGGCATGCACCTGCAACTGCTTGAGCTGATCGGCAATCAGCCGGGCATGGGGCGCGAGCGACAGGGCCAGGGGCGTCGGCACCGGCTCGCGATGACGGCGATCGAACAGGGCGTACCCCAGTTCGGCCTCAAGGTTGGCAATGCCCATGCTCACCGCCGAGGGCACCTTGCCCAGGGCGCGGGCCGCCGCAGAAAAGGAACCGCGCTCAAGCACGGCAAGAAACAACTGGATGCTGTCGCTGGAAAAATTCATGGGCACAACCTATCAGTAAAACTGAAAGCTTCCGACTTTTTCTATCATGGACATTGAAGCTATCTTTCGCGCCCCGTGCCAGCCCAGCCCTGGCCACCTGCATTCAATACCGAGGAATTCCCATGCAAGGCGTGAAACGCAAACTGCTCTACGTATCCCTGTTCGAGGTGTTCGGCATGACCTTCTCGGCCCTCGGCCTGGCCCTGCTGTCCGGCACCTCGCCCAGCAGCACCGGCCCGCTGGCGGTGGTGATCACCAGCATCGCGGTGACCTGGAACTTCATCTACACCAGTCTGTTCGAACGCTGGGAAAGCCGCCAGCCGTCACGCACCCGCACCGTCAAGCGACGCATCGCCCACGCCGTGGGCTTTCAACTGACCCTGATCGTGTTCCTGATCCCGCTGATTGCCTGGTGGATGGGCATCAGCCTGGTACAGGCCTTTCTCCTGGACCTGGCGCTGATCCTGTTCATCCCTTGCTACACCTTCGTCTTCAACTGGCTGTTCGACCGGGTCTTCGGCCTGCCGGCCTCGGCCTTGCCCGACCCGGCCTGAAGCGCGGACAAACATCCGGAGGCACATTGGCCATCGCCGAGGACCAGGCACACTGATAGATTCCCATGGCCCGCCTGAGCCACGAACAAGGAAGCGTCATGGGAACCCCCTACAGAATTCTCGGCAAAGCCTCGTCCATCAACGTCAGAAAAGTCTTGTGGACCTGCGAG
This genomic stretch from Pseudomonas sp. Os17 harbors:
- a CDS encoding LysE family transporter, whose amino-acid sequence is MTELLVVITITILAVLSPGADFALITRNSLMLSRRHGVLTAVGIGLGVMLHIGYSLLGVGLLLQQSPLWFTGLKLAGALYLIYLGIRLLRSPAQGPEDVAGCSQVSSWAALRSGFLTNALNPKTMIFVLSLFMQVIQPGTGVAVQIGYGAIIVLAHLLWFVAVALFFSAPAIADRLLGYKRRIDQLFGVLLIGFGLLLSVLGVQP
- a CDS encoding LysR family transcriptional regulator, producing the protein MKTDTLGDKNSQTSRRRLPPLGALRCFEAAARLESFTRAGAALHLTHGAISRAVRSLEDDLGTALFERRSHRVFLTSAGAELLHSVTQALDLIENTSRRLRAPPPGAPLVLSCEPTLLMRWLIPRLPAFQAAHPDIAIQLLAGGGPFSFNAGIDLAIRRNDFAWSEQTQAHWLFDEAIGPVCRPDKQPDWAPQSNEQAVLADHAPRLHSATRPQAWEHWLQLHPMPRPQASSEQVFEHFYFSLQAAVAGLGLAIAPWQLVRDDLRDGLLCAPFGFVADGSAYYLLSAQAISDDSAAGLLLRWLRQQALA
- a CDS encoding LysR family transcriptional regulator, coding for MNFSSDSIQLFLAVLERGSFSAAARALGKVPSAVSMGIANLEAELGYALFDRRHREPVPTPLALSLAPHARLIADQLKQLQVHAIELSLGLESTLSIAVVDDIDKQRLLAAIKLLAERYPLLDVEVLSAPQDDVLQLLHSGRVSVGVAFAGLSVNALEYFQYAGSERIIACISPRHPLFLASDGALYLEELIRVRQVVVASRDLPISDTRPLVGESLWRTDSLAMALHMVEAGIGWGNFPLSVIQPLLTAGRLQRLKFKNLDNGLSLPVHAVWLKSRPLQKGALALVQLLSGEDPALGPLPGPGF
- a CDS encoding PACE efflux transporter; this translates as MQGVKRKLLYVSLFEVFGMTFSALGLALLSGTSPSSTGPLAVVITSIAVTWNFIYTSLFERWESRQPSRTRTVKRRIAHAVGFQLTLIVFLIPLIAWWMGISLVQAFLLDLALILFIPCYTFVFNWLFDRVFGLPASALPDPA